A DNA window from Helianthus annuus cultivar XRQ/B chromosome 15, HanXRQr2.0-SUNRISE, whole genome shotgun sequence contains the following coding sequences:
- the LOC110910176 gene encoding nuclear transcription factor Y subunit B-5: protein MVHNIESNPELLSFSYDASTSDSQQDHGVIKEQDRLLPIANVGRIMKQILPPNAKISKEAKETMQECVSEFISFVTGEASDHCRKEKRKTVNGDDVCWAMLNLGFDDYAQPLKRYLDKIRKLEGERGNQNSEEKDHIRPRQETSTNYRATGNGVPRKVPRSSSPNLFKFTVDD, encoded by the coding sequence ATGGTTCACAATATAGAATCAAACCCTGAGTTGTTAAGCTTCTCATATGATGCTAGCACTAGTGATTCTCAACAAGATCATGGTGTGATCAAGGAGCAAGATCGCTTGCTACCCATCGCGAATGTAGGTAGAATCATGAAGCAAATCCTTCCACCAAATGCAAAGATCTCGAAAGAAGCTAAAGAAACCATGCAAGAATGTGTGTCCGAGTTCATCAGCTTTGTGACGGGAGAAGCTTCGGATCATTGTcgaaaagagaaaagaaagactGTTAACGGAGACGATGTTTGTTGGGCGATGTTGAATCTAGGGTTTGATGATTATGCACAACCGTTGAAGAGGTATTTGGACAAGATTAGGAAGCTTGAAGGCGAAAGGGGTAACCAAAATAGTGAAGAGAAAGATCATATTCGTCCTCGTCAAGAAACGTCGACGAATTACAGAGCTACAGGTAACGGAGTTCCTCGAAAAGTTCCTCGTTCTTCTTCCCCTAATCTTTTTAAATTCACCGTGGATGATTAA